The following coding sequences lie in one Deltaproteobacteria bacterium IMCC39524 genomic window:
- a CDS encoding transporter substrate-binding domain-containing protein — translation MKRITTTLISLVVLTILTAGFATAATITVRADSWAPYNEEPNSAQPGYMIELAKLIFEAKGHEIDYQLMPWTRSLDAVGKGTYDAVVGTDPEESPDFVFPAEPLGVNKNGFYVKKGSSWKYQGVDSFKQIRLGVIDGYGYYTELDSYIEEDKKSGKLFAATGDDALPKLIKMLKAGRLDAVIENTNVMTHELNQENLSGVIVLAGGPNEETPLYMAFSPAKESSKEYAKILEDGIVELRSSGKLQEILAKYGLKDWK, via the coding sequence ATGAAGCGTATTACGACCACCCTTATCAGCCTGGTAGTTCTTACCATCCTGACCGCAGGTTTTGCCACTGCCGCTACGATTACCGTCCGCGCCGATAGCTGGGCCCCCTACAATGAAGAGCCGAACAGCGCGCAGCCCGGCTACATGATTGAATTGGCTAAACTGATTTTTGAAGCCAAAGGTCATGAGATCGACTACCAACTGATGCCATGGACACGCAGCCTTGATGCCGTTGGCAAAGGGACCTACGATGCCGTTGTTGGTACTGACCCCGAGGAATCACCAGATTTCGTGTTTCCTGCAGAGCCCTTAGGTGTCAACAAGAATGGTTTTTATGTCAAAAAAGGCAGCAGTTGGAAGTATCAAGGGGTTGACTCATTCAAGCAGATTCGTCTCGGCGTCATCGATGGCTACGGCTATTATACGGAGTTGGACAGCTATATTGAAGAGGATAAGAAAAGTGGCAAGCTTTTCGCGGCCACCGGCGATGATGCCCTGCCGAAGTTGATCAAGATGCTGAAAGCTGGCCGATTGGATGCGGTCATTGAGAATACCAATGTGATGACTCACGAACTGAACCAGGAGAATCTTTCTGGTGTGATTGTTCTAGCCGGAGGCCCTAATGAGGAGACTCCTCTCTACATGGCTTTCAGCCCGGCGAAGGAAAGCTCAAAGGAGTACGCGAAAATTCTTGAAGACGGAATTGTTGAGTTACGCAGCAGCGGAAAGCTGCAGGAAATATTGGCAAAATACGGTCTCAAAGACTGGAAATAA
- a CDS encoding peptide chain release factor-like protein, whose product MNPKDIRIDYFRGSGPGGQHRNTSETGVRIIHLPTGMVVTATESRSRHQNLQKAMLRLEEKLAAKLRKKKRRIATRPGRGAIARRLDAKRKQGEKKRDRQRSDD is encoded by the coding sequence ATGAACCCAAAAGATATCCGCATAGACTACTTTCGTGGCTCCGGTCCCGGAGGGCAGCACCGCAACACCAGCGAGACCGGGGTGCGCATTATCCACCTGCCTACAGGTATGGTTGTAACCGCGACCGAGTCTCGTTCCCGCCATCAGAACCTGCAGAAAGCCATGTTGCGACTGGAAGAGAAGCTGGCTGCAAAATTACGCAAGAAGAAGCGGCGCATTGCGACTCGTCCCGGTCGGGGAGCCATCGCCCGACGCCTTGATGCCAAAAGAAAACAGGGCGAAAAGAAGCGCGATCGGCAGAGGTCGGATGATTGA
- a CDS encoding ACT domain-containing protein — MNHFALTIVGRDRAGIVSQVTKILFDLGCNIADSSCSILGGQFAMILILGHPELTDRDSFGDAFKPLEDSDLSVALRVLKPGGEIRSNIFGDICMISVYGSDKPGIVYRVAQVLGEKNINITDLNTKLVGSDERPVYVMVIEAVLPENVAEEDVDGWLTPIREDLQVDITVRTIPTVEL; from the coding sequence ATGAATCATTTCGCCTTAACCATCGTGGGCCGCGACCGTGCCGGAATCGTCTCTCAGGTCACCAAGATTCTTTTCGATCTCGGTTGCAACATCGCCGATTCGAGCTGTTCTATTCTGGGCGGTCAATTTGCCATGATTTTGATCCTTGGCCATCCGGAGCTCACGGATCGCGACAGCTTTGGCGATGCGTTCAAGCCCCTGGAGGATTCTGACCTGTCTGTCGCCCTGCGTGTTCTTAAACCGGGCGGTGAAATTCGCTCCAACATATTCGGCGATATCTGCATGATCTCAGTCTACGGTTCCGACAAGCCCGGGATTGTTTACCGGGTCGCTCAAGTCCTGGGCGAAAAGAATATTAATATTACCGACCTCAACACCAAGCTGGTCGGCAGCGATGAACGACCTGTCTATGTCATGGTTATCGAGGCGGTCCTCCCTGAGAACGTTGCGGAAGAAGATGTCGACGGCTGGCTCACCCCGATACGCGAGGATCTTCAGGTTGATATCACCGTGCGCACCATCCCGACGGTGGAACTCTGA
- the def gene encoding peptide deformylase — translation MAVRPILLYPDPILKQVARQVETVDEPTVAVIQDLVDTMLDSGHSVGVAAPQIGELVRVVVVDVSKSKLGKDNNHGLLEMVNPEIIEKSGSKIMREGCMSVPDYTGNVTRAELIVVEFTDRAGQLRVIEACGFESVAIQHELDHLDGMLFLDRVSSLKTDLYRRKSK, via the coding sequence ATGGCCGTTCGCCCCATACTCCTCTATCCTGACCCGATACTTAAGCAGGTCGCAAGACAGGTTGAAACTGTTGATGAGCCCACTGTCGCCGTCATTCAGGACCTGGTCGACACCATGCTCGACTCCGGCCATTCCGTCGGCGTTGCTGCTCCACAGATAGGCGAGCTGGTGCGCGTCGTCGTCGTCGATGTCTCGAAGAGCAAACTCGGCAAAGACAACAATCACGGCCTGCTCGAAATGGTCAACCCCGAGATCATCGAAAAGTCCGGCAGCAAGATAATGCGTGAAGGCTGCATGAGCGTTCCCGATTACACCGGCAATGTCACCAGGGCCGAACTTATTGTCGTGGAATTCACCGACCGTGCAGGGCAGCTGCGCGTCATTGAAGCGTGTGGCTTTGAATCTGTCGCCATCCAGCATGAACTGGATCACCTCGACGGGATGCTCTTCCTCGATCGCGTTTCCAGTCTGAAAACCGATCTTTACCGCAGGAAATCGAAGTAG
- a CDS encoding TraR/DksA C4-type zinc finger protein encodes MNELSEQQKQELNKELLNLRDELQTLLADSSDGAQPVSLDEPIGRLSRMDAMQQQSMVQANRRTAQTRLTRIETALRRCADDDYGLCASCEEEIGYARLKAQPETPFCIDCQSNKETRSR; translated from the coding sequence ATGAATGAACTGAGCGAACAACAGAAGCAGGAGCTCAACAAGGAACTGCTCAATCTTCGCGACGAGTTGCAGACGTTGCTTGCAGACTCGTCAGATGGCGCACAACCGGTCAGCCTCGATGAGCCCATTGGCCGTCTTTCCCGAATGGACGCCATGCAGCAGCAAAGCATGGTGCAGGCGAACCGACGCACCGCACAAACGCGACTGACGCGTATAGAAACAGCCCTGCGTCGATGCGCCGATGATGACTATGGTTTGTGTGCGAGCTGCGAAGAAGAAATCGGCTACGCCCGTCTGAAAGCACAGCCGGAAACTCCATTTTGCATTGATTGTCAGAGTAACAAGGAGACGCGCAGCAGGTAG
- a CDS encoding methyltransferase: MKRSSRNRLTEKETFLFPSDSLFDKVGRAVCKAGCLPRKELFEAWEVARRVRRRFRSGRVVDLACGHGLAAALLLLLDDSSPVALAVDRTLPASANKLYQALLESWPRLEGRIEFIEMSLEKVVLESTDLVVSVHACGSLSDLVLQQAVKAQARLALLPCCHNLKDADQGGLSGWLEGPLAADVVRAQHLRNHGYTIFTQQIPADITPKNRLLMAEPSTSIDRTHL, from the coding sequence ATGAAACGTTCTTCAAGAAACCGCCTGACAGAAAAGGAGACCTTTCTCTTCCCGAGCGACTCGCTGTTCGACAAAGTTGGCCGCGCCGTTTGCAAGGCGGGCTGCTTGCCACGCAAAGAATTATTCGAAGCATGGGAGGTTGCCCGACGAGTCAGACGACGCTTCCGAAGCGGACGCGTGGTTGACCTGGCGTGCGGTCATGGTTTGGCCGCAGCTCTTCTTCTGCTCCTCGATGATAGCTCACCGGTTGCTCTCGCCGTAGATCGCACTCTCCCCGCCTCGGCCAATAAACTTTATCAGGCTCTGCTCGAAAGCTGGCCAAGGCTTGAAGGTCGGATCGAATTTATCGAAATGTCATTGGAGAAAGTTGTCCTGGAATCCACGGACCTTGTCGTTTCCGTTCACGCTTGCGGGAGTTTGTCTGACCTGGTTCTACAGCAGGCCGTAAAAGCACAGGCACGACTGGCCCTGCTACCATGTTGCCACAACCTGAAAGATGCTGACCAGGGCGGACTTAGCGGTTGGCTCGAAGGTCCACTGGCCGCAGATGTTGTCAGGGCTCAGCATTTGCGCAACCATGGTTACACGATTTTCACACAGCAGATACCGGCTGACATCACACCCAAGAATCGTCTCCTGATGGCTGAACCTTCCACGTCCATTGATAGAACTCACCTTTGA